CGCGTCGAGGAACCATTCGCCATAGCCTAACTGATCGCCCATGCCGTACAGCGCCACGATTTTTCCGTCGAGGTTTAGTGCGTCCAGCTGTTCCCAGATGGCTTCCCAGTCTTCCTGGAGTTCGCCGAAATCCCAGGTAGGAATGCCGAGGATCAGCACATCATACTGTTCCATGAGCGTCGGCGAGTCGTCTTTAAGGTTATGCAGCGTGACCAGTTCGGGACCAATAATATCGCGGATTTTCTCAGCCGCCATTTCGGTGTAACAGGTGCTGGAACCATAAAAAAGACCAATGTTCATAACGATAACGTCTCATTTCCTATTCTGCAGAAGCGTCAGTGTATCAGATCCCGCTTCCTGTCAGGCATAATGCAGCGACCGGGAGCGTAAGAGAGGTGGCAGTGGAACAGGATTTAGTCCGTATCGAACAATTTCTCGATGCGCTCTGGCTTGAGCGCAACCTGGCCGAGAACAGCCTGAGCGCGTACCGGCGGGATCTCAGCATGGTCGTGGAGTGGTTGCACCATCGCGGGTTATCCCTGGTAACGGCACAGAGCGGCGATCTCCAGACGCTGCTGGCAGAGCGCGTCGAAGGCGGTTATAAGGCGACCAGCACTGCGCGTATGCTCAGTGCAGTACGTCGGTTGTTTCAGCATCTCTACCGTGAAAAAATTCGCGACGACGATCCGAGCGCGTTGCTGGCGTCGCCTAAGCTGCCGCAGCGTCTGCCAAAAGATTTAAGCGAAGCGCAGGTGGAAAGACTCCTTCAGGCGCCGACGGTCGAAGAGCCGATTGAGCTGCGTGATAAAGCCATGCTGGAAGTGCTCTATGCCACCGGTTTGCGTGTCTCTGAACTGGTCGGGTTGACCATGAGCGATGTGAGCCTGCGCCAGGGCGTGGTACGCGTTATCGGTAAAGGCAACAAAGAGCGGCTGGTGCCGCTTGGCGAAGAGGCCGTTTACTGGCTTGAACAGTATCTCACGCACGGCCGCCCGTGGCTGCTTAACGGGCAATCGCTGGATATCCTCTTTCCAAGCAACCGCGCCCGGCAGATGACCCGTCAGACCTTCTGGCATCGCATCAAACATTATGCTCAACTGGCGGGCATTGATAGTGAAAAGCTTTCGCCGCACGTTCTACGCCATGCGTTCGCAACGCATCTGTTAAATCATGGCGCCGATTTGCGCGTGGTACAGATGCTTTTAGGCCATAGCGATCTTTCCACCACGCAGATCTATACGCACGTGGCGACGGAACGGTTGCGGCAACTTCATCAACAGCACCACCCCAGAGCGTGAGTGCCGAATTTAAGGACATGTTATGAAAAAAACTATTGCGCTGCTCTCCGTTACGCTGGCGGCTTTTTCAGGATTTGCCCAGGCGGATGACGCGGCCATCAAACAGTCACTCACCAAACTGGGTGTGGCAAATGCCGAAATTCAGCCCTCTCCGCTGGCAGGCATGAAAACCGTACTGACCGAAAGCGGCGTTATCTATGTCACCGAAGACGGCAAACATATCATTCAGGGCCCGCTGTATGACGTCAGCGGTGGCCAGCCGGTCAACGTGACCAATCAGATGCTGATGACCAAACTCAACGCGCTCGAAAAAGAGATGATTGTTTATAAAGCGCCGCAGGAAAAACATGTCATCACCGTCTTTACCGATATCACCTGTGGCTATTGCCATAAGCTGCACGAAGAGATGAAAGACTATAACGCGCTGGGCATCACCGTGCGCTACCTGGCTTTCCCGCGTCAAGGGCCGCGCAGCGAAACAGCGAAAGATATGCAGGCTATCTGGTGCGCGAAAGATCGTAATAAAGCCTTCGATAACGCGATGAGCGGAGGCAAAGTTGAAGCGGCAAGCTGCGACGTCGACACCGCGAAACATTATGAGCTCGGCGTGCAGTTTGGCGTCCAGGGCACACCGGCGATCGTGCTGAGCAACGGCGCGATGGTGCCGGGCTATCAGGGGCCAAAAGAGATGAAAGCGTTTCTTGATGAGCATCAGAAACAGCTTCAGGCGAGCGGAAAGTAACGGGTGAGCAGACAGACACAACTTCGCAGGCGTTCTCCGGATGAGTCTATTACGCTGCCGGATACCCTGCCGCCGCTGCTGCGCAGGCTCTATGCCAGCCGCGGCGTGCGCGGCGCGCAGGAGCTTGAGCGCAGCGTAAAAGGCATGCTCCCCTGGCAGCAGCTCTGCGGCATCGATAAAGCCGTTGCGATGTTGCATGACGCGCTGCGCGAAGGGCTGCGCATTATCGTTGTCGGCGATTTCGATGCGGACGGTGCTACCAGCACCGCGCTTAGTGTGCTGGCGCTTCGCGCGCTTGGCGGCAGCAACGTGGCGTATCTGGTGCCTAACCGGTTTGATGACGGTTATGGGCTGAGCCCGGAAGTGGTCGATCAGGCCCACGCGCGCGGCGCGCAGATGATCCTGACCGTTGATAACGGCATTTCATCTCATGCGGGTGTCGCGCGCGCGCATGAACTGGGCATTCCGGTGCTGGTTACCGATCACCACTTACCCGGCGATACGCTTCCGGCGGCGGGCGCTATCATCAATCCGAACCTCGCGGAGTGTACCTTTCCTTCGAAATCACTCGCAGGCGTCGGCGTCGCGTTTTACCTGATGCTGGCGCTGCGCGCGCATTTGCGAACCGTCGGCTGGTTTACGGAAAAGGGTATTCCGGAGCCGAATCTCGCGGAGTTTCTTGATCTGGTGTCGCTTGGCACTGTCGCAGACGTGGTGCCGCTGGATGCCAACAACCGCATTCTTATCTGGCAGGGGCTGAGCCGCATCCGGGCAGGTAAATGCCGCCCTGGCATTCGCGCGCTGCTGGAAATAGCCAATCGCGAGGCGCACCGACTGACCGCAAGCGATCTCGGTTTTGCGCTGGGCCCGCGTCTTAACGCGGCAGGCAGGCTGGATGATATGTCTGTCGGCGTCGCGCTGCTTCTGTGCGACAACATCGGCGAAGCGCGCATGCTGGCAAACGAGCTGGACGCGCTGAACCAGACCCGCAAAGAGATTGAGCAGGGAATGCAGGCGGAGGCGTTAACGCTCTGCCAGCAGCTTGAGCGCAGCGGGGAAACGCTGCCGAGCGGAATTGCGATTTTCCATCCCGAATGGCATCAGGGCGTGGTCGGCATTCTCGCCTCGCGTATCAAAGAGCGTTTTCACCGCCCGGTTATCGCGTTTGCGCCTGCGGGCGAGGGGATACTCAAAGGCTCGGGCCGTTCGGTGCAGGGGCTACATATGCGCGACGCGCTGGAGCGTCTCGACACGCTTTATCCCGGTATGATGCTTAAATTCGGCGGCCATGCGATGGCGGCAGGACTTTCGCTTGAAGAGGCGCGTTTCCCGGAGTTTCAGGCGCGTTTCGCACAGCTGGTTAACGACTGGTTAGATCCGGCGATGTTGCAGGGCGAAATATGGTCTGACGGCGCGCTCGCGCCACAGGAGATGACGCTGGAAGTGGCTGAGATGCTGCGCGACGCGGGCCCGTGGGGGCAGATGTTTCCGGAGCCGCTGTTTGACGGGCGTTTTCGCATTCTGCAGCAGCGTCTGGTCGGCGAGCGTCATCTCAAGCTGATGCTGGAGCCGGTCGGCGGTGGGCCATTGCTTGACGGCATCGCGTTTAACGTCGATACCACCTGCTGGCCCGACCCCGGCGTGCGTGAAGTCGAGCTTGCCTATAAGCTTGATGTGAATGAGTTTCGCGGCAACCGCAGCCTGCAATTAATTATTGACCATCTCTGGCCCGTTTAGCGCCAGGATAAACTATAAAAGGCGGCGTAAATCCGGTAAACTTTCCGTTTTACGACCGCATTTTGCCCATCTTCATCACTAAAAGATTCTACAGCCATGTTTGAAATTAACCCGGTAAAGAACCGCATTCAGGACCTCACGGAGCGCTCAGACGTTCTTAGGGGGTATCTTTGACTACGATGCTAAGAAAGAGCGTCTTGAAGAAGTAAACGCCGAGCTGGAACAGCCGGACGTCTGGAACGAGCCCGAGCGCGCGCAGGCGCTGGGTAAAGAGCGTTCATCCCTTGAAGCTATCGTCGAGACGCTGGATCAAATGTCCCAGGGGCTCGATGACGTCGCGGGCCTGCTTGAGCTTGCCGTTGAAGCGGACGATGAAGAAACCTTCAATGAAGCGGTAGCCGAGCTGGATCAGCTTGAAGCCAAACTCGCGCAGCTCGAATTCCGCCGCATGTTCTCCGGCGAATATGACAGCGCCGACTGCTACCTGGATATTCAGGCTGGCTCCGGCGGCACCGAAGCGCAGGACTGGGCCAGCATGCTGCTGCGCATGTATCTGCGTTGGGCCGAAGCGCGCGGCTTTAAAACAGAAATCATTGAAGAGTCCGAAGGCGAAGTGGCTGGCCTTAAATCCGCCACCATTAAAATCTCCGGCGATTACGCATTCGGCTGGTTGCGCACGGAAACCGGCGTACATCGTCTGGTGCGTAAGAGCCCGTTTGACTCCGGCGGTCGTCGCCACACCTCCTTCAGCTCCGCGTTTGTCTACCCGGAAGTGGAAGACGATATCGATATCGAAATCAACCCGGCGGATCTGCGTATCGACGTGTACCGCGCGTCAGGCGCGGGTGGTCAGCACGTTAACCGTACGGAATCCGCGGTGCGTATTACCCACATTCCGACCGGTACGGTCACACAGTGTCAGAACGACCGTTCGCAGCACAAAAACAAAGACCAGGCCATGAAGCAGATGAAGGCGAAGCTGTACGAGCTGGAAATGCAGAAGAAAAATGCTGAGAAGCAGGCGCTGGAAGATAACAAGTCCGACATCGGCTGGGGCAGCCAGATCCGCTCCTACGTGCTGGACGATTCCCGTATCAAAGATCTGCGCACCGGCGTTGAAACCCGCAACACACAGGCGGTGCTGGACGGCGATCTGGATAAATTCATCGAAGCAAGTCTGAAAGCAGGGTTATGAGGAACCAACATGTCTGAACAACAAGCACAAGGCGCAGAAGCGGCGGTCGATCTTAATAACGAACTGAAAACGCGCCGCGAGAAGCTGGCTGCGCTTCGCGAACATGGCGTCGCGTTTCCGAACGATTTTCGTCGCGACCATACCTCAGACCAACTGCACGCTGACTTCGATGGTAAAGAAAACGAAGAGCTGGAAGCGCTGAACATTGAGGTCTGCGTGGCAGGCCGTATGATGACCCGTCGTATTATGGGTAAAGCGTCCTTCGTTACGCTGCAGGATGTTGGCGGCCGTATTCAGCTGTATGTCGCGCGCGACGATCTGCCGGAAGGCGTTTACAACGAGCAGTTCAAAAAATGGGATCTCGGCGATATCCTGGGTGCCCGCGGTAAGCTGTTTAAAACCAAAACCGGCGAGCTTTCCATTCACTGCACCGAGCTGCGTCTGCTGACTAAAGCGCTGCGCCCGCTGCCGGATAAATTCCACGGTCTGCAGGATCAGGAAGCGCGCTACCGCCAGCGTTACCTCGATCTCATCGCGAACGATGAATCCCGCAAAACCTTTAAAGTGCGCTCGCAGATCCTGGCGGGTATCCGTCAGTTCATGGTTGGCCGCGGCTTTATGGAAGTGGAAACCCCGATGATGCAGGTGATCCCGGGTGGCGCGTCCGCGCGTCCGTTCGTGACGCACCACAACGCGCTGGATCTCGACATGTATCTGCGTATCGCGCCGGAGCTGTACCTCAAGCGTCTGGTCGTGGGCGGTTTCGAGCGCGTGTTTGAGATCAACCGTAACTTCCGTAACGAAGGCATCTCTGTGCGCCATAACCCTGAGTTCACTATGATGGAACTCTATATGGCGTATGCGGATTACAAAGATCTGATCGAGCTGACCGAATCCCTGTTCCGTACTCTGGCGCAGGATGTGCTCGGCACCACGCAGGTGCCTTACGGCGAAGAGACGTTTGATTTCGGCAAGCCGTTTGAAAAACTGACCATGCGCGAAGCCATCAAGAAATACCGCCCGGAAACCGATTTAGCGGATCTGGATGATTTCGAGAAGGCCAAAGGCATTGCGCAGGCAGTCGGCATTAAAGTTGAGAAAAGCTGGGGTCTCGGCCGCGTTGTGACCGAAATCTTCGAGGAAGTGGCCGAAGCGCACCTGATTCAGCCGACCTTCATCACCGAATACCCGGCAGAAGTCTCTCCGCTGGCGCGTCGTAATGATGAAAACCCGGAAATCACTGACCGCTTTGAATTCTTCATCGGCGGCCGCGAAATCGGCAACGGCTTTAGCGAGCTGAACGACGCGGAAGACCAGGCGCAACGCTTCCAGGATCAGGTTGCCGCAAAAGACGCGGGCGATGACGAAGCGATGTTCTACGACGAAGACTACGTCACCGCGCTGGAGCACGGCTTGCCGCCGACGGCGGGTCTCGGCATCGGGATCGACCGTATGGTGATGCTGTTTACCAACAGCCACACTATCCGTGACGTTATCCTGTTCCCGGCGATGCGTCCGGTGAAATAAGCCATCCGGCTTTATCGTGAAAGCCGCGCGCTCCTTCGGGACGCGCGGCTTTTCTTTTAGGGTTACGGGTTTGGGTCATCCGGGCGTAGCTGCTAAGATAACCGCCGTTATTTCAAGGTGTCACTGAATTAAGGAGCCGTTTTGAACACGGACTGGCTGGCCGCCCGCACAATTCTGAAAACGCTGTGTTTACTGTTTTGCCTGTTTCTGACTGCCTGTTCCAGCAACAAAGCGGGCGTCTCAGATGCGACAAAAGGCGGCTATAGCGGCTCTGTCTATACGGTCAAACGAGGCGACACTCTCTATCGCATTTCCCGCATTACCGGATCCAGCGTCAGCGAACTGGCGCGACTGAACGGTCTCTCTGCGCCTTACACGATTGAGGTTGGGCAGCGGCTGCGCGTGAGCAGTTCCTCTGGTTCAGCCTCTTCCCGTAAAACCGCCTCCCGCCAGACAACGGCCGCACGCAAAACCGCCTCGTTACCGAAAGTGGACGCGCCACCGCCGGGTCAACGCTGCTGGCGCTGGCCGACCAGCGGTAAAGTGGTGATGGGATATTCAACCGCTGATGGCGGCAATAAAGGCATCGATATCGCCGGCCGCCGCGGCCAGCCGATTTACGCCTCGGCAGCGGGCAGGGTGGTCTATGTCGGCAATCAGCTGCGCGGTTACGGGAATCTCATCATGATTAAACATAATGAAGAGTACATCACCGCCTACGCGCACAACGACACGATGCTGGTGAACAATGGCCAGCAGGTGAAAGCGGGGCAGAAAATCGCGACGATGGGCAGCACCGGCTCCGATTCCGTCGGCCTGCATTTCCAGTTGCGCTATCGTGCGACGGCCATCGACCCACTGCGCTACCTGCCGCCGCAGGGCAAATCGCCTTCCTGTTAACGGTATACCGCCCGCCTGCGCGCGGGCGGTTGCTTATAAATCCGTCAGTTAACGTGCCGGGGGCTTGTCAGCCATGGGTGAAGGCCTATAATGCTTATCGCACCTCATCGCGGGCGTAGTTCAATGGTAGAACGAGAGCTTCCCAAGCTCTATACGAGGGTTCGATTCCCTTCGCCCGCTCCAGAATCCTTCCTGGCACTCCCTGATTTCTGTGTAATAACACATTTATGTTATGACACTGCACAGGTGCTTAAGACAGGCTGAACATGCCCTGTTCTCACAAATCCTGTTAAGTAATTCATTATGTATGGTGTCCTGACCTTTCAGGATAATGGCTCTGCTGCCTGGCGTTGTTCCATTTTCATTGCGCCAATCCTCCCTGACAAAAATTTAAGCCCTGCAACTGTCTGTCATCACGCTATTCAGTGAGCCAGCAAACAAAAAAGCGCCTGATAATATTTATCAGTGAAGCGGTGGGGAGCCACATGAATCATGCTGACGCATTAATATGTCATCACAGATATCAGGTAAAACTATAAATGCGGTGAACCTGCCGATGACTTTTATCATGGTGCTAATCTTTCTGGAGCGTTAAACATCAAGTCTGCTTTCTGGTCACAGCATCCGATTTGCCCATACTGTTAATATCCCCCTGCGTAACTAACTCCCTGATTGCCGGGTCTGTTTTTCTTCTATAAGATTTTTCTTTTCGGAGGATAAATATGTCGGTTACTGATGCTCTGCTTGCCTATACTCTTGCGGCGACGCTGTTAACCCTGACGCCGGGGCTGGATACGGCGCTCATATTGCGAACCGCGGCGGCGGACGGGGGTAAGAAAGCCGTTCAGGCGGCGCTTGGCATCGATGTTGGCTGTTTTATCTGGGGCGCGCTGGTGGCGTTTGGTCTGGGAGCGCTGTTCGCTGTGTCTGAAATGGCGTACTCCATTCTGAAATGGTGCGGCGCAGGCTATCTCTGCTGGCTCGGTATTCAGATGCTGCTGCGCCCGCGCGCCACGTTTGATACCCGCGTGGGAAATGAAGCGCGCGCCAGCAACAGTTTTCTGCGCGGTATGCTGGGCAACGTACTGAACCCGAAAATGGGCGTGTTCTATGTCTCCTTTCTGCCGCAGTTTATCCCGGCCGGGCATTCGCCGATGGTCTGGACATTCCTGCTGGTGGCCATCCATGCGCTGATCGGCACACTCTGGTCGCTGACGCTGATTGTCGCAACTCGTTACGCGTCAGGCGTACTAAAAAAACCAGGCGTGGTGAAATGGATGGATCGCGTCACTGGTGGGGTGTTCCTGCTGTTTGCCGTAAAGCTGGCCTTAAGTAAACGCTAATGCGGTGCTGGCGCCAGCGCGTTTAAGAATATTAAACGTAAATAAGCTCTTTCTTTAGTGGTTTTATTAATGCGCCGTCTCATTGTGAAAAAATAAGGCGGCGCGCAATCAAGTTTTTACTATGCTGATCGTAACGTTATCTCTGGTGCGTGTTATCAGAATGGAAACATATCCGCTTCCTGAAAGGCCCGAAGAGGCCATCAATCAGCTTATCGACGCCCTGAAAATTAGCGGTGAACTGCGTCGTTTCGCCAGTGGTGCGCATATTCCTGTGCAGCCTGATCATATTACTGTGATAGAGCAGGGCGCACTGTCGATGCACCGCATGATGGATGGCCTGATGATGATCGAGTCGACGCGGCCTCAGTTGCTCGGCATCACCTACAATAATCAGTTCAGCCACCATTTCACGATTAAAGCCGAATCAGTTTGTGAGGCGCGTCTGGTGCCGCGTAGCGATTTTGAAGCCATTATTGAGACGCGTCAGCTCTGGCGCGAACTGTTGCTGGTCGTCTCCTGGTACTACGATGTGCTTTACTGGAAGAGTTACCACTATCTTGGGCGGCAATCCTATACGCTTATTCGCAACTGCTTAATAGAGCTGGCAGCCAAAAACGAGCAGGAGCGAGAGGAGATTAACGCCTGTGATTTTATTCGTGGTAAAACCAATCTTTCTCAAAGTTATATTCTCAAAGTCTTAAGCGATTTAAGAAAAGGCGACTACATCGATATTTCACGCGGACGCCTTAAATCAATTAATAAACTGCCAGAACGCTATTAGCTCTGCGTCACTGCCTTAAACCTGTGCCGACGCCCGATGGGGTGCGGCGCAGATTCCTTGTGATACCCCTCACCAATTTTTAAACATTTACGAAATGATTTTATAACAAGCGGCTACTATGTCCCGGTTCACTTCCCGGAGATAACAATGAAAGATGTGGTAATTGTCGGGGCTGCTCGCACGCCCATTGGCTGCTTTCAGGGCCAGCTTACGCGTCGCTCGGCGGTCGAGCTCGGCGCGGTGGTCATTGAGGCACTGCTGACGCGCACCGGGCTTAACCCTCAGGATGTCGATGAGGTTATCCTGGGCCAGGTGCTGACGGCAGGCGCAGGCCAGAATCCGGCGCGGCAGACTGCGCTCAACAGCGGCCTGCCGTGGTCGGTTTCGGCGATTACCATCAATGATGTGTGCGGCTCTGGCCTGAAGGCGCTGCATCTGGCGACGCAGGCGATCCAGTGCGGTGAGGCGGATGTGGTGATTGCTGGCGGTCAGGAAAATATGAGCCGCGCGCCGCATGTGCTGACCGAAGGGCGCACCGGCGGGCCCGGCGACAGCCATATTATCGACAGCCTGGTGCATGATGGGTTGTGGGATGCGTTTAACGATTACCATATGGGCGTCACGGCGGAAAATCTGGCGCGCGAATATAACATCAGCCGTGAACATCAGGATGCTTACGCGCTTGCATCACAGCATAAAGCGCGGGTCGCTATCGACAGCGGACGCTTTCGTGACGAAATCGTGCCCGTCGTGATCGAACAGATGCAGGGCGCGCCGTTGGTGGTCGATACCGACG
This sequence is a window from Cronobacter sakazakii. Protein-coding genes within it:
- a CDS encoding LysE family translocator, which produces MSVTDALLAYTLAATLLTLTPGLDTALILRTAAADGGKKAVQAALGIDVGCFIWGALVAFGLGALFAVSEMAYSILKWCGAGYLCWLGIQMLLRPRATFDTRVGNEARASNSFLRGMLGNVLNPKMGVFYVSFLPQFIPAGHSPMVWTFLLVAIHALIGTLWSLTLIVATRYASGVLKKPGVVKWMDRVTGGVFLLFAVKLALSKR
- the prfB gene encoding peptide chain release factor 2 (programmed frameshift) — its product is MFEINPVKNRIQDLTERSDVLRGYLDYDAKKERLEEVNAELEQPDVWNEPERAQALGKERSSLEAIVETLDQMSQGLDDVAGLLELAVEADDEETFNEAVAELDQLEAKLAQLEFRRMFSGEYDSADCYLDIQAGSGGTEAQDWASMLLRMYLRWAEARGFKTEIIEESEGEVAGLKSATIKISGDYAFGWLRTETGVHRLVRKSPFDSGGRRHTSFSSAFVYPEVEDDIDIEINPADLRIDVYRASGAGGQHVNRTESAVRITHIPTGTVTQCQNDRSQHKNKDQAMKQMKAKLYELEMQKKNAEKQALEDNKSDIGWGSQIRSYVLDDSRIKDLRTGVETRNTQAVLDGDLDKFIEASLKAGL
- the recJ gene encoding single-stranded-DNA-specific exonuclease RecJ; this translates as MSRQTQLRRRSPDESITLPDTLPPLLRRLYASRGVRGAQELERSVKGMLPWQQLCGIDKAVAMLHDALREGLRIIVVGDFDADGATSTALSVLALRALGGSNVAYLVPNRFDDGYGLSPEVVDQAHARGAQMILTVDNGISSHAGVARAHELGIPVLVTDHHLPGDTLPAAGAIINPNLAECTFPSKSLAGVGVAFYLMLALRAHLRTVGWFTEKGIPEPNLAEFLDLVSLGTVADVVPLDANNRILIWQGLSRIRAGKCRPGIRALLEIANREAHRLTASDLGFALGPRLNAAGRLDDMSVGVALLLCDNIGEARMLANELDALNQTRKEIEQGMQAEALTLCQQLERSGETLPSGIAIFHPEWHQGVVGILASRIKERFHRPVIAFAPAGEGILKGSGRSVQGLHMRDALERLDTLYPGMMLKFGGHAMAAGLSLEEARFPEFQARFAQLVNDWLDPAMLQGEIWSDGALAPQEMTLEVAEMLRDAGPWGQMFPEPLFDGRFRILQQRLVGERHLKLMLEPVGGGPLLDGIAFNVDTTCWPDPGVREVELAYKLDVNEFRGNRSLQLIIDHLWPV
- the dsbC gene encoding bifunctional protein-disulfide isomerase/oxidoreductase DsbC, whose protein sequence is MKKTIALLSVTLAAFSGFAQADDAAIKQSLTKLGVANAEIQPSPLAGMKTVLTESGVIYVTEDGKHIIQGPLYDVSGGQPVNVTNQMLMTKLNALEKEMIVYKAPQEKHVITVFTDITCGYCHKLHEEMKDYNALGITVRYLAFPRQGPRSETAKDMQAIWCAKDRNKAFDNAMSGGKVEAASCDVDTAKHYELGVQFGVQGTPAIVLSNGAMVPGYQGPKEMKAFLDEHQKQLQASGK
- the fldB gene encoding flavodoxin FldB produces the protein MNIGLFYGSSTCYTEMAAEKIRDIIGPELVTLHNLKDDSPTLMEQYDVLILGIPTWDFGELQEDWEAIWEQLDALNLDGKIVALYGMGDQLGYGEWFLDALGMLHDKLSPKGVKFVGYWPTEGYEFTSAKPVIADGELFVGLALDETNQYDLSDARIESWCEQILGEMAAHFS
- the lysS gene encoding lysine--tRNA ligase; translated protein: MSEQQAQGAEAAVDLNNELKTRREKLAALREHGVAFPNDFRRDHTSDQLHADFDGKENEELEALNIEVCVAGRMMTRRIMGKASFVTLQDVGGRIQLYVARDDLPEGVYNEQFKKWDLGDILGARGKLFKTKTGELSIHCTELRLLTKALRPLPDKFHGLQDQEARYRQRYLDLIANDESRKTFKVRSQILAGIRQFMVGRGFMEVETPMMQVIPGGASARPFVTHHNALDLDMYLRIAPELYLKRLVVGGFERVFEINRNFRNEGISVRHNPEFTMMELYMAYADYKDLIELTESLFRTLAQDVLGTTQVPYGEETFDFGKPFEKLTMREAIKKYRPETDLADLDDFEKAKGIAQAVGIKVEKSWGLGRVVTEIFEEVAEAHLIQPTFITEYPAEVSPLARRNDENPEITDRFEFFIGGREIGNGFSELNDAEDQAQRFQDQVAAKDAGDDEAMFYDEDYVTALEHGLPPTAGLGIGIDRMVMLFTNSHTIRDVILFPAMRPVK
- the actS gene encoding amidase activator ActS; the protein is MNTDWLAARTILKTLCLLFCLFLTACSSNKAGVSDATKGGYSGSVYTVKRGDTLYRISRITGSSVSELARLNGLSAPYTIEVGQRLRVSSSSGSASSRKTASRQTTAARKTASLPKVDAPPPGQRCWRWPTSGKVVMGYSTADGGNKGIDIAGRRGQPIYASAAGRVVYVGNQLRGYGNLIMIKHNEEYITAYAHNDTMLVNNGQQVKAGQKIATMGSTGSDSVGLHFQLRYRATAIDPLRYLPPQGKSPSC
- a CDS encoding acetyl-CoA C-acetyltransferase; the protein is MKDVVIVGAARTPIGCFQGQLTRRSAVELGAVVIEALLTRTGLNPQDVDEVILGQVLTAGAGQNPARQTALNSGLPWSVSAITINDVCGSGLKALHLATQAIQCGEADVVIAGGQENMSRAPHVLTEGRTGGPGDSHIIDSLVHDGLWDAFNDYHMGVTAENLAREYNISREHQDAYALASQHKARVAIDSGRFRDEIVPVVIEQMQGAPLVVDTDEQPRADTSAEGLARLSPAFDRLGSVTAGNASSMNDGAAAVLMMSASKAQEMGLPVLARIRAFASVGVDPALMGIAPVYATRRCLERAGWQLNDVDLIEANEAFAAQTLSVGKLLEWDERKVNVNGGAIALGHPIGASGCRILVSLVHEMVKRQARKGLATLCIGGGQGVALAIERD
- a CDS encoding helix-turn-helix domain-containing protein is translated as MLIVTLSLVRVIRMETYPLPERPEEAINQLIDALKISGELRRFASGAHIPVQPDHITVIEQGALSMHRMMDGLMMIESTRPQLLGITYNNQFSHHFTIKAESVCEARLVPRSDFEAIIETRQLWRELLLVVSWYYDVLYWKSYHYLGRQSYTLIRNCLIELAAKNEQEREEINACDFIRGKTNLSQSYILKVLSDLRKGDYIDISRGRLKSINKLPERY
- the xerD gene encoding site-specific tyrosine recombinase XerD; the protein is MEQDLVRIEQFLDALWLERNLAENSLSAYRRDLSMVVEWLHHRGLSLVTAQSGDLQTLLAERVEGGYKATSTARMLSAVRRLFQHLYREKIRDDDPSALLASPKLPQRLPKDLSEAQVERLLQAPTVEEPIELRDKAMLEVLYATGLRVSELVGLTMSDVSLRQGVVRVIGKGNKERLVPLGEEAVYWLEQYLTHGRPWLLNGQSLDILFPSNRARQMTRQTFWHRIKHYAQLAGIDSEKLSPHVLRHAFATHLLNHGADLRVVQMLLGHSDLSTTQIYTHVATERLRQLHQQHHPRA